One region of bacterium genomic DNA includes:
- a CDS encoding four helix bundle suffix domain-containing protein has protein sequence MNGSEVSDPTDRSDLTDRKRKVRRLRSSGGYRELRGFQVATLIYDGTVKFCDRFIDKRSRTHDQMVQAARSGRQNIAEGSRAGATSSKTETHLTNVARSSLDELLLDYEDYLRQRKLRQWTKDDIEAHEVRSLGRKSDRSDLTDPTDTGDLARWALYAPWLEHKDPAIIANTLICLIHQANYLMDQQIIALEQSFIKEGGYSEQLAVARLAERERLRKNPTDPSDQTDLIKNCPICGQLMAIRTARQGKNIGSQFWGCTGYPTCKGTRPM, from the coding sequence ATGAACGGCAGTGAAGTAAGTGATCCGACGGATCGGTCGGATCTGACGGATAGAAAAAGAAAAGTTCGACGCCTGCGCTCCAGCGGCGGATACCGTGAGTTGAGAGGGTTCCAAGTTGCCACGCTCATCTATGATGGCACCGTCAAATTCTGTGACCGCTTCATTGATAAACGCTCACGGACACACGATCAGATGGTGCAAGCCGCACGGAGCGGGCGACAGAACATCGCGGAAGGCAGCCGCGCAGGCGCAACAAGCAGCAAAACTGAAACCCACCTGACAAATGTGGCACGCAGCAGCCTGGATGAACTATTACTGGACTATGAGGATTACCTGCGCCAGCGAAAATTGCGACAATGGACGAAAGACGACATAGAAGCACATGAAGTGCGAAGCCTGGGCCGAAAATCAGATCGGTCGGATCTGACCGATCCGACGGATACTGGCGACCTCGCCCGCTGGGCGCTCTATGCTCCCTGGCTTGAGCACAAAGATCCAGCCATCATTGCCAACACATTGATTTGCCTGATTCACCAGGCCAATTACCTGATGGACCAGCAGATCATTGCCCTTGAGCAGTCTTTCATCAAAGAAGGCGGTTACAGCGAACAATTAGCAGTCGCACGGCTCGCAGAGCGGGAGCGATTGCGAAAAAATCCGACGGATCCGTCAGATCAGACGGATCTTATAAAAAACTGCCCGATATGCGGCCAACTGATGGCCATTAGAACCGCCCGGCAGGGTAAAAACATCGGCTCTCAGTTCTGGGGGTGCACGGGATACCCCACCTGCAAAGGCACTCGCCCAATGTAG
- the ubiE gene encoding bifunctional demethylmenaquinone methyltransferase/2-methoxy-6-polyprenyl-1,4-benzoquinol methylase UbiE: protein MTGPARDALIPAEENRRMFDRIARRYDLLNALMSFGLHRIWRRRAIETLNSKGFARGDRDFLDIGCGTGDVAIAVLKKDPTARITGIDLSAPMIEIADRKTRAAGLQSRATYQTGDATALAFGDNSFDSIVSAFCLRNIEDRAKAFQEMRRVLRPGGTVVILELTKPTTTLPLWIHQFHTSRIIPLLGSILSQGSAYRYLADSIEHFPTPDAIVSEMTVAGFTQARHIPLTGGFVTMFTAHSPHPYSFAAPEYANSVPLAQFIPKVSPGSHVVLNTPAQLIAPLLDGTIDAALIPVAALFANPRLMALEGTGICAGKEVRSVLLRCNRPLEEVRTVCLDPASRTSNALAQILLKNHWKRTIQIVTNPTEADASVVIGDRALYEKPGPGGDYDLATAWNQMTGLPFVFAVWAVRRDHPDPAGLTRVIQTAKQDGVAAIPEIAHEQAVKLGLSEASCLAYFTDCIYYDIGPREREAMASFQKLLADA, encoded by the coding sequence ATGACAGGCCCCGCTCGTGACGCGCTCATCCCTGCGGAGGAAAACCGGCGCATGTTCGACCGCATCGCGCGGCGGTATGACCTCCTGAATGCCTTAATGTCATTCGGCCTGCACCGGATCTGGAGGCGTCGCGCTATAGAAACCCTTAATTCTAAAGGTTTCGCAAGAGGTGACCGGGATTTTCTGGACATCGGCTGTGGCACAGGTGATGTGGCGATTGCCGTGCTGAAAAAGGACCCGACGGCTCGAATTACCGGCATTGATCTCTCTGCCCCGATGATTGAAATCGCCGACCGGAAAACACGGGCGGCTGGCCTGCAAAGCCGGGCGACCTATCAAACTGGAGATGCGACCGCCCTCGCATTTGGCGACAATTCATTTGACAGCATTGTCAGCGCCTTCTGCCTGAGAAATATCGAAGACCGCGCAAAAGCCTTCCAGGAGATGAGGCGGGTTCTTCGTCCAGGCGGCACGGTTGTCATCTTGGAATTAACCAAGCCCACAACCACCCTGCCGCTATGGATTCACCAATTTCACACCAGTCGGATCATTCCGTTGCTGGGCTCAATCCTTTCGCAAGGCAGTGCCTACCGCTATCTGGCTGACTCGATCGAGCATTTCCCAACGCCTGACGCCATCGTATCCGAGATGACCGTAGCCGGATTTACACAGGCCCGCCACATTCCCCTGACCGGCGGGTTTGTGACCATGTTCACAGCCCATTCGCCGCATCCCTACTCCTTTGCTGCTCCGGAATATGCCAATTCGGTCCCTCTGGCACAATTCATCCCCAAGGTTAGTCCCGGATCCCACGTGGTTCTCAACACCCCGGCTCAGTTAATTGCCCCATTACTGGATGGAACTATTGATGCGGCGCTGATTCCTGTCGCGGCCCTATTCGCCAACCCGAGACTTATGGCGCTCGAAGGCACCGGGATCTGTGCCGGCAAAGAAGTCCGCAGCGTCTTACTCCGGTGCAACCGGCCCCTCGAAGAAGTGCGCACAGTTTGTCTTGATCCAGCTTCGCGAACATCAAATGCCTTGGCACAAATCCTTCTGAAGAACCATTGGAAGCGCACCATCCAGATCGTTACAAATCCGACGGAAGCCGACGCCTCGGTGGTCATTGGGGATCGTGCCCTCTACGAAAAGCCCGGTCCGGGCGGTGATTATGATCTGGCTACAGCCTGGAACCAAATGACTGGCCTGCCATTTGTATTTGCCGTGTGGGCGGTGCGCCGCGACCACCCCGATCCCGCGGGGCTAACAAGGGTGATTCAGACTGCCAAGCAGGACGGTGTGGCCGCGATACCTGAGATCGCACATGAGCAGGCCGTCAAACTAGGGTTGAGCGAAGCCAGCTGTCTGGCGTATTTCACAGACTGCATCTACTACGATATTGGCCCCCGTGAACGCGAGGCCATGGCCTCGTTTCAAAAACTTCTAGCAGACGCATAA
- a CDS encoding UbiD family decarboxylase, which translates to MSATDLRGFINQLEAKGQLARVTEEVDPDQDITIIQHRLLAEQGPAILFERIKGSPYRLVSNLYGTPERVEMAFGRHPGAIGEDLVRLAERFMPPTLSAVWAERRELWKVAKARMRTVRRGPILDQCFSPARLDLLPCLTCWPLDGGPFFTLPLVHTVDPLTGAGNLGIYRLQRYDATSTGMHWQIEKGGGFHFQIAAARGESLPLSVILGGPPALTIAAITPLPEGIDERLLAALLMGHPLDVIKRSGTGHRIPATAEFVLEGRVTPGDERQEGPFGDHLGHYSHSAIFPVFRVDRMLARKDAIYPATVVGKPPQEDYYIGEALQEMTLPLLKLIRPAISDLWAYPETGFHPLAIAAVRERYGQEALKHALGLMGEGQLSLTKIMIVVDHDVNVRDFKEVSHALWETLDANQGIHLLAPTAQDTLDFTGPSMNTGSKLILLGTRGNRPPLRLQPPPPPPAPVAVHRQIIAMVAVGEAFLVAQVQPDANKEEIREALASHPVTRQYLFHVLVSSDVPLNDLRMILWGWFTRFDPLLDLHPTQREIVGNRLVLQFPIAIDATWKPGYRQPVAFDPAHERRVSENWASYGIPERKR; encoded by the coding sequence TTGAGTGCCACTGATCTCCGGGGATTTATCAATCAACTTGAAGCCAAAGGGCAACTCGCCCGAGTTACGGAGGAAGTCGATCCGGATCAGGACATTACAATCATCCAACACCGGCTTCTGGCCGAGCAGGGCCCTGCGATTTTATTTGAACGGATCAAAGGTTCACCTTATCGCCTGGTCTCCAATCTTTATGGAACCCCCGAACGGGTTGAGATGGCTTTTGGGCGTCACCCCGGGGCCATAGGTGAAGATTTGGTTCGCCTCGCTGAACGCTTCATGCCCCCCACGCTGTCGGCGGTGTGGGCAGAACGTCGCGAGCTCTGGAAAGTAGCCAAAGCCCGTATGAGAACCGTACGCCGCGGCCCCATTCTTGATCAATGCTTTAGCCCTGCCCGACTGGATCTATTACCCTGCCTGACCTGCTGGCCGCTTGATGGTGGGCCCTTTTTCACCTTGCCACTGGTCCATACGGTTGATCCGCTTACAGGGGCGGGCAATCTCGGCATTTACCGCCTGCAACGTTATGACGCCACCAGCACAGGAATGCACTGGCAGATCGAAAAAGGGGGCGGTTTCCATTTCCAAATCGCCGCCGCCCGCGGGGAATCGCTTCCCCTAAGTGTTATTCTGGGGGGCCCGCCAGCGCTGACCATTGCCGCCATCACGCCCCTCCCGGAAGGGATCGATGAACGACTGCTAGCCGCCTTGCTCATGGGCCACCCATTGGATGTTATCAAGCGATCCGGCACCGGCCACCGTATTCCCGCCACTGCTGAATTCGTGCTGGAAGGAAGGGTGACTCCCGGTGATGAACGACAGGAAGGCCCCTTCGGCGACCATCTGGGCCACTATTCTCACAGTGCCATATTTCCGGTTTTTCGAGTAGATCGCATGCTGGCCCGTAAAGATGCCATCTATCCAGCCACTGTGGTCGGCAAGCCCCCTCAGGAGGATTACTATATTGGAGAGGCCCTCCAGGAAATGACCCTCCCCTTGTTGAAACTAATCCGCCCGGCTATCAGCGATCTATGGGCTTATCCGGAAACGGGATTTCATCCGCTGGCCATCGCCGCCGTCAGAGAACGCTACGGACAGGAAGCGCTCAAACATGCCCTTGGACTCATGGGCGAAGGCCAACTCTCGCTCACGAAAATCATGATCGTGGTGGACCATGATGTCAATGTCCGGGACTTTAAAGAGGTCAGCCACGCCCTGTGGGAAACGCTTGACGCCAACCAAGGGATCCATCTGCTGGCCCCCACCGCACAGGACACCCTGGATTTTACCGGACCATCCATGAATACCGGCAGTAAACTGATTCTGTTAGGGACCCGGGGAAATCGCCCGCCACTCCGACTTCAACCCCCGCCGCCCCCGCCTGCCCCTGTTGCTGTGCACCGCCAGATTATTGCCATGGTGGCAGTGGGCGAAGCCTTTCTCGTGGCCCAGGTCCAACCCGACGCCAACAAAGAGGAGATCCGTGAGGCGCTGGCCTCACACCCCGTCACCCGCCAATATCTATTCCATGTTCTGGTTTCGTCCGATGTGCCCCTGAATGATTTGCGAATGATTCTCTGGGGCTGGTTTACCCGATTTGATCCGCTCCTTGATCTCCACCCCACACAGCGTGAAATCGTCGGGAACAGACTGGTTCTACAGTTTCCAATCGCCATCGATGCGACATGGAAGCCCGGATATCGCCAACCCGTGGCATTCGATCCGGCCCATGAACGTAGGGTCAGTGAGAACTGGGCGAGTTACGGAATCCCGGAGCGTAAGCGATGA
- a CDS encoding UbiX family flavin prenyltransferase has translation MNLLLAVSGATGSYAAELLIRKSPWPVALVASAWGRNVYEREYGDFSKLAAMAARVFDDTDLAAPVSSGSVPSAGMVILPCSTNTLAKVAHGIADTLISRAAHCHLKEQRKLVLCVRESPWTQIDLNNAATVAGAGGVIMPLSPPFYQVAGRDPRQVTMTDLLELYVDRVLAVLGHPAPTNWETIS, from the coding sequence ATGAATCTATTACTCGCTGTAAGTGGTGCCACCGGGTCATATGCCGCAGAACTTCTGATCAGGAAATCGCCATGGCCGGTCGCGCTGGTGGCCAGCGCCTGGGGTCGGAATGTATATGAACGTGAATACGGCGATTTTTCCAAGCTGGCCGCGATGGCCGCCAGGGTCTTTGACGACACCGATCTCGCAGCCCCCGTGTCATCAGGTTCGGTTCCCTCGGCTGGGATGGTCATCCTTCCCTGCTCCACCAACACACTGGCTAAAGTGGCACACGGCATTGCCGACACCTTGATCTCACGCGCAGCACATTGTCACCTGAAGGAACAACGCAAACTGGTGCTCTGCGTGCGAGAATCGCCCTGGACTCAAATCGATTTGAATAATGCCGCCACAGTAGCTGGTGCCGGCGGCGTGATCATGCCTCTTTCCCCTCCCTTTTACCAGGTTGCCGGCAGGGACCCTCGTCAGGTCACCATGACTGACCTCCTTGAACTCTACGTGGATCGTGTGCTGGCCGTTCTGGGGCACCCCGCCCCCACAAACTGGGAGACCATCTCTTGA